GTTATTGACTTAACGCAACAGCAAGGCAATCCGATGACAAGAATGGAAAATAAGTGCCTCGGCATAGCGGGTCAGGACCAAGGGATGTTGACGTATTGCTGCCTGCAGGAGTAGGATTGAATCCTATCGAATCGGAGATTCAACATGCGAACTACCCGGCAATTGAATATCACTTTGCCAAATGAACTGGCGGATATCATCAAAACGAAAGTGGCGGCAGGCGAGTATGCCACCGAGAGCGAAGTCATCCGTGACGGCTTGCGCGCCCTGATAGCTCGTGACCATGCTGTGGATAACTGGCTGATCCAAGAAGTGGGACCCTCCTATGATGCCCTGAAAGCAGACCCGGCACGGGCAGTAACGATCAAACAATTACGGGCATCCCTCGCGGCGGAACACAAAAAGGTCAAAGCAATAGTGTGATGCAATCTCAGATCTTGGCGAGCTTACGGAAATCGCGCGGCCGAAAGCCCATCACACCGAGCGCCGCAAAAT
The sequence above is drawn from the Undibacterium sp. CCC3.4 genome and encodes:
- a CDS encoding ribbon-helix-helix domain-containing protein — its product is MRTTRQLNITLPNELADIIKTKVAAGEYATESEVIRDGLRALIARDHAVDNWLIQEVGPSYDALKADPARAVTIKQLRASLAAEHKKVKAIV